One Actinoplanes missouriensis 431 DNA segment encodes these proteins:
- a CDS encoding N-acetylmuramoyl-L-alanine amidase encodes MNRRLAIGVGAAAAVLAAGGGVAVLAWPDSGDAGASVVAEQVTVLPPDPSAAPPKIKTAFNTVEIAASSGGGDVDLPERKTKRFSMVGVSWSDPAAVPQGEIQVKTRSAASGRWSVWKTLQREADGPDGLEAGNPGLRGGTVPLWAGLSDGVAARVVGGGSGLPAGLRLDLTDPGEESGGRGGGAAVTESPSAEPSDTPTVDPTTTAPGAEPTTGATTTTPAAVPATTTAPVATTTPAPAATTATTAPAATSAKPSSAGVTANAVPTSTTPVKAQFPSYVNRAGWQADESIVKSIEVAKEVRVLWVHHTATGNDYNCADSWKIVKSIQSNDVNGKGFSDIGYNYLVDKCGKLFEGRKGGVENPVVGAQTKGFNTNYAGIAVIGDFEGDVKTGKVPLQSNAAIEKTLAQVAAARLGKYNYSPTSTAKVQAGATNGKFAEGAWVTLNRIAGHMDGDATACPGKNLYPRLPAIRALASEQITGLALSRITGATKQGSVYYTKKTATVSWAVTTPTAKIARFEIYVDNKKVASPAGSARSATVTLAAGRHSVIVRGVHATGGTAQFGVTVIGDPTAPAWTAGMAVNLRPGTYNATSVPVTLTLSAKDNAAFAGFTVTKPRAATLGASAKGWNVNVKPGTTTYAVTARDVAGNTRTAQIGRKLAIVPETSAKKTGTWTTVKNKAHLSGKALSASSKGRKLTWSFTGRTAALTFMKTPKSGKVAIYVDGKKVSTLDLKSAKNAYRQAVWTRNLTSGKHKIMIEVLGTKGRPTVISDGLVVGN; translated from the coding sequence ATGAATCGACGGCTCGCTATCGGAGTGGGCGCCGCGGCAGCGGTGCTCGCGGCCGGCGGAGGAGTGGCCGTGCTGGCCTGGCCGGACAGCGGCGACGCGGGTGCGTCGGTCGTGGCGGAGCAGGTCACGGTGCTGCCGCCGGACCCGTCCGCGGCCCCTCCGAAGATCAAGACGGCCTTCAACACCGTCGAGATCGCGGCGTCGTCCGGTGGCGGCGACGTGGACCTGCCGGAGCGCAAGACCAAGCGGTTCAGCATGGTCGGCGTCAGCTGGTCGGACCCGGCCGCGGTGCCGCAGGGCGAGATCCAGGTGAAGACCCGCAGCGCCGCCTCCGGCAGGTGGAGCGTCTGGAAGACGCTGCAGCGCGAGGCCGACGGCCCGGACGGTCTGGAGGCCGGGAACCCGGGGCTCCGCGGGGGAACCGTGCCGCTCTGGGCCGGTCTGTCCGACGGCGTGGCGGCGCGGGTCGTCGGCGGCGGGTCGGGTCTGCCGGCGGGCCTGCGCCTGGACCTGACCGATCCGGGTGAGGAGAGCGGCGGCCGGGGCGGCGGCGCGGCGGTGACCGAGAGCCCGTCCGCCGAGCCGAGCGACACCCCCACCGTGGATCCCACCACGACGGCGCCGGGGGCCGAGCCGACCACGGGTGCCACCACCACGACCCCGGCGGCCGTGCCGGCCACGACGACCGCGCCGGTCGCCACCACGACCCCCGCGCCGGCGGCGACCACCGCCACCACGGCGCCGGCCGCGACGAGCGCGAAGCCGTCGTCGGCCGGGGTCACGGCGAACGCCGTGCCGACCTCCACCACGCCGGTGAAGGCGCAGTTCCCGTCGTACGTCAACCGGGCGGGCTGGCAGGCCGACGAGTCGATCGTCAAGTCGATCGAGGTGGCCAAGGAGGTCCGGGTGCTCTGGGTGCACCACACCGCGACCGGCAACGACTACAACTGCGCCGACTCCTGGAAGATCGTCAAGAGCATCCAGAGCAACGACGTGAACGGCAAGGGCTTTTCCGACATCGGCTACAACTACCTGGTCGACAAGTGCGGCAAGCTCTTCGAGGGCCGCAAGGGCGGCGTGGAGAACCCGGTCGTCGGCGCGCAGACCAAGGGCTTCAACACCAACTACGCGGGCATCGCGGTGATCGGCGACTTCGAGGGCGACGTGAAGACCGGCAAGGTCCCGCTGCAGTCGAACGCCGCGATCGAGAAGACCCTCGCGCAGGTGGCGGCCGCCCGGCTCGGCAAGTACAACTACAGCCCGACCAGCACTGCCAAGGTTCAGGCCGGCGCCACGAACGGCAAGTTCGCCGAGGGCGCCTGGGTGACGCTGAACCGGATCGCCGGGCACATGGACGGCGACGCCACGGCCTGCCCCGGCAAGAATCTCTACCCGCGCCTGCCGGCCATCCGGGCCCTCGCGTCCGAGCAGATCACCGGCCTCGCGCTGAGCCGGATCACCGGCGCCACCAAGCAGGGCAGCGTCTACTACACGAAGAAGACCGCGACCGTGTCCTGGGCGGTGACCACCCCGACCGCGAAGATCGCGCGCTTCGAGATCTACGTCGACAACAAGAAGGTCGCCTCCCCGGCCGGCTCGGCCCGGTCCGCCACGGTCACCCTGGCCGCCGGCAGGCACAGCGTGATCGTCCGGGGCGTGCACGCCACCGGCGGCACCGCGCAGTTCGGCGTCACCGTCATCGGTGACCCGACCGCGCCGGCCTGGACCGCGGGCATGGCGGTCAACCTGCGTCCCGGAACGTACAACGCCACGTCGGTGCCGGTCACCCTGACGCTGTCGGCGAAGGACAACGCGGCGTTCGCCGGGTTCACCGTGACCAAGCCGCGGGCCGCGACCCTCGGCGCGTCCGCCAAGGGCTGGAACGTCAACGTCAAACCCGGCACGACCACGTACGCGGTGACGGCCCGCGACGTCGCCGGCAACACCAGGACCGCGCAGATCGGGCGCAAGCTGGCGATCGTCCCGGAGACCTCGGCGAAGAAGACCGGCACGTGGACCACCGTGAAGAACAAGGCCCACCTGAGCGGCAAGGCGCTCTCCGCGTCGAGCAAGGGGCGGAAGCTGACCTGGTCGTTCACCGGCCGTACCGCGGCGCTGACCTTCATGAAGACCCCGAAGTCCGGCAAGGTGGCGATCTACGTCGACGGCAAGAAGGTGAGCACGCTGGACCTGAAGTCCGCCAAGAACGCCTACCGCCAGGCGGTCTGGACCCGCAACCTCACCAGCGGCAAGCACAAGATCATGATCGAGGTCCTGGGCACCAAGGGCCGCCCCACCGTGATCTCCGACGGCCTGGTCGTCGGCAACTGA
- a CDS encoding hybrid sensor histidine kinase/response regulator: MARDPLRYFRLEARELIDQISAGVLDLDQRPGPEPVGRLLRVAHTLKGAARVVKQKEIADRAHAFEEILVPHRTGDSPLAAEEMRELLRLNDEILAHVAEMETPGPPDEPPAVPDAPAPPVAPAMPEPEAVVPSRASSSDLDELLDAISETSAQMAPMREGCGTIERLHRFAETLADQLRTGDPAAARTSAVRLAGEIGTASRRFTDAADQIERGLDDVRAKAEALRLVPAGTIFTALRRAVRDAADTEGRKVRFVTHGADIRMGAHLLGPVSGAFLHVVRNAVAHGMEPEEVRLAAGKPAEGTVTVTVERRGRWAVFRCVDDGRGFDLAALRRTATERGMLGESEQAPADQELLDLVLRGGISTSAQVTEVAGRGIGMDAVRDVAAQLHGEVDVRSRPGEGATVELTIPLTLLSMTGLMVEAGGSSATVPLDAVRGCLRLSAAEAAAAAASGQILYDGSAAPFLPLAEVLYTGDTVPDTPGTGAAIVVDCSTGTFAVGADRLCGTSALVARPLPELAPASPVISSVSIEADGRPRLVLDPEGLASVVLRGHHTNPRTAGASATPLPILVVDDSLTTRMLERSILESAGYEVELAASGEEGLEKARGGRYGLILSDIDMPGIDGFTLVERIRADPRLAAVPCVLVSSRAGAEDRERGREAGADAYVVKGEFDQEELLAHIRRLVVRS, translated from the coding sequence ATGGCTCGCGACCCGCTGCGCTACTTCCGGCTCGAGGCCCGGGAACTGATCGACCAGATCAGCGCCGGCGTCCTCGACCTGGACCAGCGGCCCGGCCCCGAGCCGGTGGGCCGGCTGCTGCGCGTGGCGCACACCCTCAAGGGCGCGGCCCGGGTGGTGAAGCAGAAGGAGATCGCCGACCGGGCGCACGCGTTCGAGGAGATCCTGGTGCCGCACCGGACGGGCGACAGTCCCCTGGCGGCCGAGGAGATGCGGGAGCTGCTCCGCCTCAACGACGAGATCCTGGCGCACGTCGCCGAGATGGAGACGCCCGGACCGCCGGACGAACCGCCGGCCGTCCCGGACGCCCCCGCCCCGCCGGTCGCGCCGGCCATGCCGGAACCGGAGGCCGTCGTGCCCAGCCGGGCGTCCTCCAGCGACCTGGACGAGTTGCTCGACGCGATCAGCGAGACCAGCGCCCAGATGGCCCCGATGCGCGAGGGCTGCGGCACGATCGAGCGCCTGCACCGCTTCGCCGAGACGCTCGCCGACCAGCTGCGCACCGGCGATCCCGCCGCGGCACGGACCTCCGCGGTCCGGCTCGCCGGCGAGATCGGCACGGCGAGCCGCCGGTTCACCGACGCAGCCGATCAAATCGAGCGCGGACTCGACGACGTCCGGGCCAAGGCCGAGGCTCTGCGGCTGGTGCCGGCCGGCACCATCTTCACGGCGCTGCGCCGGGCGGTGCGCGACGCGGCGGACACCGAGGGCCGGAAGGTACGGTTCGTCACCCACGGCGCCGACATCCGGATGGGCGCCCACCTGCTCGGCCCGGTCAGCGGGGCGTTCCTGCACGTGGTGCGCAACGCCGTGGCGCACGGCATGGAACCGGAGGAGGTGCGGCTCGCCGCCGGCAAACCGGCCGAGGGCACGGTCACGGTCACGGTGGAGCGGCGCGGCCGGTGGGCGGTGTTCCGCTGCGTGGACGACGGGCGCGGCTTCGATCTCGCGGCGCTGCGGCGGACCGCCACCGAGCGCGGGATGCTGGGCGAGAGCGAGCAGGCGCCCGCCGACCAGGAGCTCCTCGATCTGGTGCTGCGCGGCGGCATCAGCACCTCGGCGCAGGTCACCGAGGTGGCCGGGCGCGGCATCGGGATGGACGCGGTCCGCGACGTCGCGGCGCAGCTGCACGGTGAGGTCGACGTCCGCAGCAGGCCCGGCGAGGGCGCCACGGTCGAGCTGACCATCCCGCTCACCCTGCTCAGCATGACCGGGCTGATGGTCGAGGCGGGTGGCTCCAGCGCGACGGTCCCCCTGGACGCGGTCCGCGGATGCCTGCGGCTGAGTGCCGCGGAGGCGGCCGCCGCCGCCGCGAGCGGGCAGATCCTGTACGACGGGAGCGCCGCCCCCTTCCTCCCCCTCGCCGAGGTGCTCTACACCGGTGACACGGTCCCCGACACCCCGGGCACCGGCGCCGCGATCGTGGTCGACTGCTCGACCGGCACGTTCGCGGTCGGGGCGGACCGGCTCTGCGGGACCTCGGCCCTGGTGGCCCGGCCGCTCCCGGAGCTCGCCCCGGCCTCCCCGGTGATCAGCAGCGTCTCGATCGAGGCGGACGGCCGCCCCCGGCTCGTGCTGGACCCGGAAGGGCTGGCCTCGGTGGTGCTGCGCGGGCACCACACCAACCCCCGGACGGCGGGCGCCTCGGCCACGCCGCTGCCGATCCTGGTGGTGGACGACTCGCTCACCACCCGGATGCTGGAGCGCAGCATCCTGGAGTCGGCCGGGTACGAGGTCGAGCTCGCCGCCTCCGGCGAGGAGGGCCTGGAGAAGGCCCGCGGCGGCCGGTACGGGCTGATCCTCTCCGACATCGACATGCCCGGCATCGACGGCTTCACGCTGGTCGAGCGGATCCGGGCCGACCCGCGGCTGGCGGCCGTCCCGTGCGTGCTGGTCAGCTCGCGGGCCGGCGCCGAGGACCGGGAACGCGGCCGGGAGGCGGGCGCCGACGCGTACGTGGTCAAGGGCGAGTTCGACCAGGAAGAGCTGCTGGCCCACATCCGTCGACTGGTGGTGCGCTCATGA
- the cheB gene encoding chemotaxis-specific protein-glutamate methyltransferase CheB: MIRVLIVEDSLTMRHHLREALAPDPELQVVGEAVDGERAVELAGRLRPDVITMDMMLPGISGLDATEHIMAEHPTPILVVSSADRQELFSTYNALAAGAVDVLEKPRGDDSDADWGQRLRTTLRMVSRIRVITHPRARLGGRARPAPVAVTSASTAPAAAAALSVVAIGASTGGPGALTTLIRELPPNFGTPVLVVQHIAASEQFAVAFSDWLAGQTGRNVRYATDGTPISRIGGQVLLAPPDRHLYVRDKLLRLSDGPPRHSCRPAVDVLFESVAAEFGSTAAGCLLTGMGRDGAAGLLQMRNRGAITFAQDEGSCVVYGMPREAALIGAAVHVLPPGRMAARLAELHPAVSRR; the protein is encoded by the coding sequence ATGATCCGGGTTCTGATCGTCGAGGACTCCCTCACCATGCGCCACCACCTGCGGGAGGCGCTCGCCCCGGACCCGGAGCTGCAGGTCGTCGGCGAGGCGGTGGACGGCGAGCGGGCCGTCGAGCTGGCCGGCCGGCTGCGCCCCGACGTGATCACGATGGACATGATGCTGCCCGGCATCAGCGGGCTGGATGCCACCGAGCACATCATGGCCGAGCATCCGACGCCGATCCTGGTCGTCTCGTCGGCGGACCGGCAGGAGCTGTTCAGCACGTACAACGCGCTCGCCGCCGGGGCGGTGGACGTGCTGGAGAAGCCGCGCGGCGACGACTCGGACGCGGACTGGGGCCAGCGGCTGCGCACCACCCTGCGGATGGTCTCCCGGATCCGGGTGATCACCCATCCGCGGGCCCGGCTGGGCGGCCGGGCCCGGCCCGCGCCGGTGGCGGTGACGTCCGCGTCCACGGCGCCGGCCGCCGCGGCGGCGCTCAGCGTGGTCGCGATCGGCGCGTCCACCGGTGGCCCGGGCGCGCTCACCACGCTGATCCGCGAGCTGCCGCCGAACTTCGGCACCCCGGTCCTGGTGGTGCAGCACATCGCGGCGAGCGAGCAGTTCGCGGTGGCGTTCTCCGACTGGCTCGCCGGGCAGACCGGCCGCAACGTGCGCTACGCGACCGACGGCACCCCGATCAGCCGGATCGGCGGCCAGGTGCTGCTCGCTCCCCCGGACCGCCACCTGTACGTCCGGGACAAACTGCTGCGGCTCAGCGACGGGCCGCCCCGGCACTCCTGCCGGCCCGCCGTGGACGTGCTCTTCGAGTCGGTGGCCGCCGAGTTCGGCTCGACCGCGGCCGGCTGCCTGCTCACCGGGATGGGCCGGGACGGCGCGGCCGGGCTGCTGCAGATGCGCAACCGGGGCGCGATCACGTTCGCCCAGGACGAGGGGAGCTGCGTCGTCTACGGCATGCCGCGGGAGGCGGCGCTGATCGGCGCGGCCGTGCACGTGCTGCCGCCGGGGCGGATGGCCGCCCGGCTCGCCGAACTGCATCCGGCGGTGTCCCGGCGATGA
- a CDS encoding chemotaxis protein CheW produces MTGPSVADRVSRLRTEFDRSFAEPARTVGADSVELLAIGVGGRPYALRLAQASGVHPDRPVTALPTPVPALLGVAGFAGTVVPVYDLAALLGHPIPERPRWLVLTSGTPPLALAFHQLDHHLRVPVTDVVAGSIGDGGPQAYLQGLVRLPDGNRPIVDVPATRALVHQLAGHRPDSEESS; encoded by the coding sequence GTGACCGGGCCGTCGGTGGCCGACCGGGTGAGCCGGCTCCGCACCGAGTTCGACAGGTCGTTCGCCGAGCCGGCCCGGACCGTCGGCGCGGACAGCGTGGAGCTGCTCGCGATCGGGGTGGGCGGCCGGCCGTACGCCCTCCGTCTCGCCCAGGCCTCCGGCGTGCACCCGGACCGGCCGGTGACCGCGCTGCCCACCCCGGTGCCCGCGCTGCTCGGCGTGGCCGGGTTCGCCGGCACCGTGGTGCCGGTCTACGACCTGGCCGCCCTGCTCGGCCACCCGATCCCGGAACGGCCCCGCTGGCTGGTTCTGACCAGCGGCACGCCACCGCTGGCGCTCGCCTTCCACCAGCTCGACCACCACCTGCGGGTGCCGGTGACCGACGTGGTGGCGGGTTCGATCGGTGACGGCGGGCCACAGGCGTACCTGCAGGGACTGGTCCGGCTGCCGGACGGCAACCGGCCGATCGTGGACGTGCCGGCGACCCGCGCGCTCGTCCATCAGCTGGCCGGGCACCGGCCTGATTCTGAGGAGTCGTCATGA
- a CDS encoding methyl-accepting chemotaxis protein — translation MMAGSTYGRKLAFGVAITIALTLLSIGTAVGALIFVVNYKDRVITNATTNLVGAETLGRTLETRLADFRGYLLYRTQDFSDAAEADRKTFATQLTALRAAMPETALQTMLDEVEQLEAEHAAAVARVMAQRAAGATVDEIIRVNDNQSVPLREQLQSALADLIARVRSDLETDRRESSERANLAITAIIALGALATACAAAVAWRLSRDLKREVGAAVGHIQSSSAQLEAAASQQVSGGRDQASAMSEITTTISELLITSRQIADSAQRVSKIAEETEAAARAGDATIDQTRASITAIRTQVDQIVQHMLSLGEKSQQIGSVVDLVSELAEQTNILAINATIEASGAGEWGRRFAVVAEEIRKLADRTAASAKEIRALIEDVRGAVNTTVMATEIGAKAVDSGARQFNEATNSFREIVKLVATTNDATREIELSTKQQTTAVEQVNVAAGDTARVSRETESSAVQTKQTAAHLTALSGDLLELVGSGKH, via the coding sequence ATGATGGCCGGAAGCACCTACGGCCGGAAGCTGGCCTTCGGCGTCGCCATCACCATCGCCCTGACCCTGCTCTCCATCGGCACCGCGGTCGGGGCCCTGATCTTCGTGGTGAACTACAAGGACCGGGTCATCACGAACGCCACCACGAACCTGGTCGGCGCGGAGACGCTCGGGCGCACGCTGGAGACCCGGCTCGCCGACTTCCGCGGTTACCTGCTCTACCGGACCCAGGATTTCTCGGACGCGGCCGAGGCCGACCGCAAGACGTTCGCGACCCAGCTGACGGCCCTGCGCGCCGCGATGCCGGAGACCGCGCTGCAGACCATGCTCGACGAGGTGGAGCAGCTCGAGGCCGAGCACGCCGCGGCGGTCGCCCGGGTGATGGCGCAGCGGGCCGCCGGGGCGACCGTCGACGAGATCATCCGGGTCAACGACAACCAGTCCGTGCCGTTGCGGGAGCAGTTGCAGTCCGCGCTCGCGGACCTGATCGCCCGCGTCCGATCCGACCTGGAGACCGATCGCCGGGAGTCCTCCGAGCGGGCCAACCTGGCGATCACCGCGATCATCGCCCTGGGGGCGCTGGCCACGGCCTGTGCCGCCGCGGTGGCCTGGCGGCTGAGCCGGGACCTCAAGCGGGAGGTGGGCGCCGCGGTCGGGCACATCCAGAGCTCCTCGGCGCAGCTGGAGGCGGCCGCGTCGCAGCAGGTCAGCGGCGGCCGGGACCAGGCCAGCGCGATGAGCGAGATCACCACCACGATCAGCGAGCTGCTGATCACCTCGCGGCAGATCGCCGACTCCGCCCAACGGGTGTCCAAGATCGCGGAGGAGACCGAGGCGGCGGCCCGGGCCGGTGACGCGACGATCGATCAGACCCGCGCGTCGATCACGGCGATCCGTACCCAGGTGGACCAGATCGTGCAGCACATGCTGTCGCTCGGCGAGAAGTCGCAGCAGATCGGTTCGGTCGTCGACCTGGTCTCGGAGCTGGCCGAGCAGACCAACATCCTGGCCATCAACGCCACCATCGAGGCGAGCGGCGCGGGCGAGTGGGGCCGGCGGTTCGCCGTGGTCGCCGAGGAGATCCGCAAGCTGGCGGACCGGACGGCGGCGTCGGCCAAGGAGATCCGGGCGCTGATCGAGGACGTGCGCGGGGCGGTCAACACCACGGTGATGGCCACCGAGATCGGGGCGAAGGCGGTGGACTCCGGCGCCCGGCAGTTCAACGAGGCCACCAACTCGTTCCGCGAGATCGTCAAGCTGGTCGCCACCACCAACGACGCCACCCGGGAGATCGAGCTCTCGACGAAACAGCAGACCACCGCGGTGGAACAGGTGAACGTCGCGGCCGGCGACACCGCCCGGGTGTCCCGGGAGACCGAGAGCAGCGCGGTGCAGACGAAACAGACCGCGGCGCATCTCACCGCACTCTCCGGTGATCTGCTCGAACTCGTCGGGTCCGGAAAGCACTGA
- a CDS encoding response regulator, which translates to MTPTVLIVDDSLTVRMDLNDAFSDDGFTTILCATGAEARAAFAASVFDAAVLDVVLPDADGLELLTELRGCRAGVVTMLLSSEHEVADRLAGLRIGADEYVGKPYDAGYVVARTRQLLGEAPQAAGHTTVLVIDDSVTFREQLRDLLEPEGYAVLTAASGEDGLRMAADRRPNAVIVDGVMPGIDGATVIRRIRLDPALRDTPCILMTAADDYATEMQMLEAGADAFVRKQQDLAVVLAKLAAVLRQSAEQLPIESIGSLHGPGKVLTVSPERTERERWAESLRTEAYDIVQAGGIDDALELLAAQPVDCIVLGLDGDLELAKATCRRFREVPQVGELPMIMTGPEDRMLDCLAAGADDYVRDSDVPEGLRVHVRAQIRRKQSHDEARRIREELMRRELDAAEERAARHLAETRAALVEELEWRNRELEAFSGSVSHDLRGPLQVISSFAEHVLDEEDGEPLGEATRHRITRIHAAALRMADLVESLLILARASRGDLRRETFDMTATARQVIGEVAARDPDRTVAFTVVEGMTADGDEGLVRVILENLINNAVKFSRKVENPVVEVGAEEDRFYVRDNGAGFPSEQAGQLFRPFARLHDARDFPGTGIGLTTVHRAVERHGGEIWAESTEGKGATFWFTLPPEHPAPRRS; encoded by the coding sequence ATGACACCGACCGTGCTGATCGTCGACGACAGCCTCACCGTGCGGATGGACCTGAACGACGCGTTCTCCGACGACGGCTTCACCACCATCCTCTGCGCCACCGGCGCGGAGGCACGGGCCGCGTTCGCGGCGTCGGTCTTCGACGCGGCGGTGCTCGACGTGGTCCTGCCCGACGCGGACGGCCTGGAACTGCTCACCGAGCTGCGCGGCTGCCGGGCCGGCGTGGTCACCATGCTGCTCTCCAGCGAGCACGAGGTGGCGGACCGGCTGGCCGGGCTGCGGATCGGCGCCGACGAGTACGTGGGCAAGCCCTACGACGCCGGGTACGTGGTCGCGCGTACCCGTCAATTGCTGGGTGAGGCGCCGCAGGCCGCCGGGCACACCACCGTGCTGGTGATCGACGACAGCGTGACGTTCCGCGAGCAGCTGCGTGACCTGCTGGAGCCGGAGGGGTACGCGGTGCTGACCGCGGCCAGCGGCGAGGACGGCCTGCGGATGGCGGCCGACCGGCGGCCGAACGCGGTGATCGTGGACGGCGTGATGCCGGGCATCGACGGCGCGACGGTGATCCGCCGGATCCGGCTGGACCCGGCGCTGCGGGACACCCCGTGCATCCTGATGACGGCCGCCGACGACTACGCCACCGAGATGCAGATGCTGGAGGCCGGCGCCGACGCGTTCGTCCGCAAGCAGCAGGATCTCGCGGTGGTCCTCGCGAAGCTGGCCGCGGTGCTGCGGCAGAGCGCGGAACAGCTGCCGATCGAGTCGATCGGCAGCCTGCACGGTCCGGGCAAGGTGCTGACGGTCAGCCCGGAGCGGACCGAGCGGGAGCGGTGGGCGGAGTCGCTGCGCACCGAGGCGTACGACATCGTGCAGGCCGGCGGCATCGACGACGCCCTGGAGCTGCTGGCCGCCCAGCCGGTGGACTGCATCGTGCTGGGCCTCGACGGCGACCTGGAGCTGGCGAAGGCGACCTGCCGGCGCTTCCGCGAGGTGCCGCAGGTCGGCGAGCTCCCGATGATCATGACCGGGCCGGAGGACCGGATGCTCGACTGCCTGGCCGCGGGCGCCGACGACTACGTCCGGGACAGCGACGTGCCGGAGGGCCTGCGGGTGCACGTCCGGGCGCAGATCCGCCGCAAGCAGTCGCACGACGAGGCCCGGCGGATCCGGGAGGAGCTGATGCGCCGCGAGCTGGACGCCGCCGAGGAGCGCGCGGCCCGGCACCTGGCCGAGACCCGCGCCGCGCTGGTCGAGGAGCTGGAGTGGCGCAACCGGGAGCTGGAGGCGTTCTCCGGGTCGGTCTCGCACGATCTGCGCGGGCCGCTCCAGGTGATCAGCAGCTTCGCCGAGCACGTGCTGGACGAGGAGGACGGCGAGCCGCTCGGCGAGGCGACCCGGCACCGGATCACCCGGATCCACGCGGCCGCGCTGCGGATGGCCGATCTGGTGGAGTCGCTGCTGATCCTGGCCCGGGCGAGCCGGGGCGACCTGCGGCGGGAGACCTTCGACATGACCGCGACGGCCCGTCAGGTGATCGGCGAGGTGGCGGCCCGCGACCCGGACCGGACGGTCGCGTTCACGGTGGTCGAGGGGATGACCGCCGACGGCGACGAGGGCCTGGTCCGGGTCATCCTGGAGAACCTGATCAACAACGCGGTGAAGTTCAGCCGCAAGGTGGAGAACCCGGTGGTCGAGGTGGGCGCCGAGGAGGACCGGTTCTACGTCCGCGACAACGGCGCCGGTTTCCCGTCCGAGCAGGCCGGGCAGCTGTTCCGGCCGTTCGCCCGGCTGCACGACGCCCGCGACTTCCCGGGCACCGGCATCGGGCTGACGACGGTGCACCGGGCGGTCGAGCGGCACGGCGGGGAGATCTGGGCGGAGAGCACCGAGGGCAAGGGCGCCACGTTCTGGTTCACCCTGCCCCCGGAGCACCCCGCCCCGCGCCGCTCCTGA